The following coding sequences lie in one Oncorhynchus gorbuscha isolate QuinsamMale2020 ecotype Even-year linkage group LG10, OgorEven_v1.0, whole genome shotgun sequence genomic window:
- the LOC124045331 gene encoding ras-related protein M-Ras-like, giving the protein MMCFCTNVHVWKSALTIQFFQKIFVSDYDPTIEDSYLKHTEIDGQWAILDVLDTAGQEEFSAMREQYMRTGDGFLIVFSVTDKASFEHVDRFHQLILRVKDREAFPMVLVANKVDLVHLRKITSDQGQEMAAKHNITYIETSAKDPPMNVDKAFHELFRVIRQQIPERSLKKKMKW; this is encoded by the coding sequence ATGATGTGTTTTTGTACTAATGTTCATGTTTGGAAGAGCGCGCTCACCATCCAGTTTTTTCAGAAGATCTTTGTGTCTGACTATGACCCCACCATCGAGGACTCctacctgaaacacacagagatagaTGGACAGTGGGCCATCCTGGACGTGCTGGATACAGCAGGCCAAGAGGAGTTCAGTGCTATGAGGGAGCAGTACATGAGGACGGGGGATGGCTTCCTCATCGTGTTCTCTGTGACAGACAAGGCCAGCTTTGAACATGTGGACCGCTTCCACCAGCTCATCCTCAGGGTCAAAGACAGGGAGGCCTTCCCCATGGTGCTGGTGGCCAATAAGGTGGACTTGGTTCACCTCCGCAAAATCACCAGCGACCAGGGGCAGGAAATGGCTGCCAAACACAATATCACGTACATTGAGACAAGTGCCAAGGATCCCCCTATGAATGTGGACAAGGCGTTTCATGAACTATTCAGGGTTATAAGGCAGCAGATCCCAGAGAGGAGCctgaagaagaagatgaagtGGTGA